One Blattabacterium cuenoti genomic window carries:
- a CDS encoding c-type cytochrome: MRRILFFIFIFSFFLVGEGKGEAELKSDIIKGDINNGVELFKKNCTACHSIDLEKKMIGPALHGVTEKRNRKWLQQWIKDNKSLRESGDKEALAIYKEYENVEMNSFPQLSEKQIDDILYFIKNPDLIKKKENETHEVNHDEIDDSEKEEKKFLVKLIIFCFSILSLILIWILYKIQILVKLINEGERKASAFSRRNFIINFLYEKILGNNKNKWYLFSCFTGFFLLLGLYEIWSSLMKIDVNKGYKPEQPIHFSHKIHSEINKIDCQYCHSSAKYGKVSGIPSVNVCMNCHITISEYNGDYLEKEKSREEYNQEIQKIYQAVGWDPETRKYSKKTYPVKWIRVHNMPDFVYFDHSQHIITGEKTIKKFKKVNLVCNACHGEVQKMDTVEMFNDFTMEWCISCHRNVEIDNNNQYYKKYFPNEKKDKITVDMVGGTECAKCHY; this comes from the coding sequence ATGAGAAGAATTTTGTTTTTTATTTTTATTTTTTCTTTTTTTTTGGTAGGGGAAGGAAAAGGAGAAGCAGAATTAAAGAGTGACATAATAAAAGGAGATATTAATAATGGAGTTGAACTTTTTAAAAAAAATTGCACAGCATGCCATTCCATAGATTTAGAAAAAAAAATGATAGGTCCGGCTTTACATGGGGTCACTGAAAAAAGAAATCGTAAATGGTTACAACAATGGATTAAAGATAATAAGTCTTTAAGAGAAAGCGGGGATAAAGAAGCTTTGGCTATTTATAAGGAATATGAAAATGTAGAAATGAATTCATTTCCTCAATTATCAGAAAAACAGATAGATGATATATTATATTTTATAAAAAATCCGGATTTAATAAAAAAAAAAGAAAATGAAACACACGAAGTAAATCATGATGAAATAGATGATTCTGAAAAAGAAGAAAAAAAATTTTTAGTAAAACTCATTATTTTTTGTTTTTCTATTTTATCTTTAATTCTAATTTGGATTTTATATAAAATCCAAATTCTCGTAAAATTAATCAATGAAGGAGAACGAAAGGCTTCTGCTTTTAGTAGAAGAAATTTTATAATCAATTTTCTTTACGAAAAGATATTAGGAAATAACAAGAACAAATGGTATTTGTTTTCTTGTTTTACGGGTTTTTTTTTGTTGTTGGGGTTATATGAGATTTGGAGTTCTCTAATGAAAATAGATGTAAATAAAGGATACAAACCTGAGCAACCTATTCATTTTTCTCATAAAATTCATTCTGAAATTAATAAAATTGATTGTCAATATTGCCACTCTTCTGCAAAGTATGGTAAAGTATCTGGAATCCCTTCAGTTAATGTTTGTATGAATTGTCATATTACTATTAGTGAATATAATGGAGATTATTTGGAAAAGGAAAAAAGTAGAGAAGAATATAATCAAGAAATACAAAAAATATATCAAGCTGTAGGATGGGATCCTGAAACAAGAAAATATTCTAAAAAAACTTATCCCGTTAAATGGATCCGTGTTCATAATATGCCAGATTTTGTCTATTTTGATCATTCTCAACATATCATAACAGGAGAAAAAACAATAAAAAAATTTAAAAAAGTAAATTTAGTTTGTAACGCTTGTCATGGAGAAGTACAAAAAATGGATACAGTGGAAATGTTTAATGATTTCACTATGGAATGGTGTATTTCTTGTCATAGAAACGTAGAAATAGATAATAATAATCAATATTATAAAAAATATTTTCCTAATGAAAAAAAAGATAAAATAACTGTTGACATGGTAGGAGGCACAGAATGCGCTAAATGTCATTACTGA
- a CDS encoding DUF3341 domain-containing protein: MIKNNEMNNTYAYVHALYDDDHTLIKSIKIIQYHNYDIHEVYSPFPIHNLTKVLKLKKTNLSFLSFIYGLLGFCMACALTWYTMIWDWPQNIGGKPSFSWIRNLPSFIPVIFELSIFFSAHFMCITYLIQCKLFPGRVSKNPDPRTTDNMFLVEIYTEKNDNKLVDLLKENGAIEVIIKK, translated from the coding sequence ATGATAAAAAATAATGAAATGAATAATACATATGCATATGTACATGCATTATATGATGATGATCATACTCTTATAAAAAGTATAAAAATTATACAATATCATAATTATGATATACATGAAGTTTATTCTCCTTTTCCTATTCATAATTTGACTAAAGTGTTAAAATTAAAAAAAACAAATTTATCTTTTTTGTCTTTTATATATGGATTATTAGGTTTTTGTATGGCTTGTGCGTTAACTTGGTATACTATGATCTGGGATTGGCCTCAAAATATTGGAGGAAAGCCCTCTTTTTCTTGGATAAGAAACTTGCCTTCTTTTATTCCTGTTATATTTGAATTATCAATCTTTTTTTCTGCACATTTTATGTGTATTACTTATCTGATTCAATGCAAATTATTTCCAGGACGTGTATCAAAAAATCCGGATCCCAGAACTACTGATAATATGTTTTTGGTAGAAATTTATACGGAGAAAAATGACAATAAATTAGTAGATCTACTAAAAGAAAATGGAGCAATAGAAGTAATTATAAAAAAATAA
- the nrfD gene encoding NrfD/PsrC family molybdoenzyme membrane anchor subunit, with translation MLNHNKSSIRKPLILGKKTYKNISDDILNPIKNKAGNLWWISLLISILAFLWGLGCIFYTIGTGIGVWGLNRTINWAWDITNFVWWVGIGHAGTLISAVLLLFRQKWRLSINRSAEAMTIFAVIQAGLFPIIHMGRPWNAHWVLPIPNQFGTLWPNFNSPLLWDVFAISTYFSVSTVFWFMGLIPDFAMIRDRVSDPFQKRIYSILSFGWGGTSKDWQRFEEVSLILAGLCTPLVFSVHTIVSFDFSTSVIKGWHSTIFPPYFVAGAIFSGFAMVQTLLGVARKVLSLENYITRNHIEYMNMIILLTGGIVLLAYISEFILAWYSGNPFEKFIYFSVEASKGPFWWAFWALIICNVIIPQFLWIKSVRRSFFWSYFIAIIINVGMWFERFDIIVLNLSHDYLPSSWTGFVPSFVDVGIFIGTIGLFFILYLLYIRVFPVISQSELKTILKSDHDKK, from the coding sequence ATGTTAAATCATAACAAATCTTCTATAAGAAAACCTTTGATTTTAGGGAAAAAAACATATAAAAATATATCCGATGACATATTAAATCCTATAAAGAATAAAGCTGGAAATTTATGGTGGATATCTTTATTGATTTCTATTTTAGCTTTTTTGTGGGGATTGGGATGTATTTTTTATACAATTGGAACAGGTATAGGTGTGTGGGGCTTAAATAGAACAATTAATTGGGCTTGGGATATTACCAATTTTGTTTGGTGGGTTGGAATTGGTCATGCTGGGACTTTGATTTCAGCTGTTTTATTATTATTTCGACAAAAATGGCGTTTATCTATTAATCGTTCAGCAGAAGCAATGACAATTTTTGCAGTAATCCAAGCTGGATTATTTCCTATAATTCATATGGGAAGACCATGGAATGCACATTGGGTATTACCTATTCCTAATCAATTTGGAACTTTATGGCCTAATTTTAATTCTCCTTTATTATGGGATGTGTTTGCAATTAGTACTTATTTTTCTGTTTCTACAGTTTTTTGGTTTATGGGATTAATTCCTGACTTTGCAATGATACGAGACCGTGTTTCAGATCCTTTTCAAAAAAGAATATATAGCATTCTTAGTTTTGGATGGGGAGGGACATCAAAAGATTGGCAAAGGTTTGAAGAGGTCTCTTTAATTTTAGCTGGTCTATGCACTCCATTGGTTTTTTCTGTGCATACCATAGTTTCTTTTGACTTTTCAACTTCTGTAATCAAAGGTTGGCATAGTACAATATTTCCTCCTTATTTTGTTGCAGGAGCTATATTTTCAGGGTTTGCTATGGTCCAAACTTTATTAGGTGTTGCAAGAAAAGTTCTTTCTCTAGAAAATTATATTACCAGAAATCATATAGAATATATGAATATGATTATTTTACTAACGGGGGGGATTGTATTACTGGCTTATATTTCAGAATTTATTCTTGCTTGGTATTCAGGAAATCCTTTTGAAAAATTCATTTATTTTTCTGTAGAAGCATCTAAAGGTCCTTTTTGGTGGGCTTTTTGGGCTTTGATTATTTGTAATGTTATTATCCCGCAATTTTTATGGATTAAATCTGTACGAAGAAGTTTTTTTTGGTCTTATTTTATAGCCATTATTATAAATGTTGGAATGTGGTTTGAAAGATTTGATATTATTGTCCTAAATCTTAGTCATGATTATCTTCCTTCTTCTTGGACTGGTTTTGTCCCTTCATTTGTAGATGTAGGGATTTTTATAGGAACTATTGGTTTATTTTTTATCCTTTATTTATTATATATACGTGTTTTTCCTGTGATTTCACAATCGGAATTAAAAACAATATTAAAATCAGATCATGATAAAAAATAA
- a CDS encoding M16 family metallopeptidase, which yields MLLNHLYSKNLNYNQELYKIKFFEEKLSNGLHVILHQDNTNPLVSISVLYHVGSKNESPGRSGFAHFFEHLMFEGSKNIKKGEYFKYIASNGGKNNAYTNHDETCYYEILPSDRLPLALWLESERMLHAKVDEESINVQREVVKEEKKMRVENQPYVKSITEIIPSLLFKKHPYKYPVIGFDEDLDTATEKDYKEFYKTYYVPNNAVLVVSGDFNMNEARMLIKKYFESIPKGKMNFGILKIEEEPIKKEIFHTYIDKNTKVPGVFLSYRVPKLTDKDSYVLKIIDHVLSSGESSRIMKNIVNTKQIASYAGSFLDSMEDYGIFIIYGLINPGVTLDELTKGIDEEINVLKEKGITQYELEKQINYFEKKFISDNYSMSGITANLSHYHLYYHNANLINTDIEKYRKITIEDIKRVSNKYFNKNNRVRLYNVPNNNNKNQ from the coding sequence ATGTTATTGAATCATTTATATTCCAAGAACTTAAACTATAACCAGGAATTATATAAAATTAAGTTTTTCGAAGAAAAACTGTCAAATGGACTACATGTTATTTTACACCAAGATAATACGAACCCTTTAGTTTCTATTTCTGTTTTGTATCATGTAGGAAGTAAAAATGAATCCCCTGGTAGATCTGGTTTTGCTCATTTTTTTGAACATCTTATGTTCGAAGGATCTAAAAATATTAAAAAAGGAGAATATTTTAAGTATATAGCTTCTAATGGAGGAAAAAATAATGCTTATACAAATCATGATGAGACTTGTTATTACGAGATATTACCATCTGATCGGCTTCCACTAGCTCTATGGTTAGAGTCTGAAAGAATGCTTCATGCCAAAGTTGATGAGGAAAGCATTAATGTACAAAGAGAAGTAGTAAAAGAAGAGAAAAAAATGCGTGTGGAAAATCAGCCATATGTAAAATCGATTACGGAAATTATTCCTTCTTTATTATTCAAAAAACATCCATACAAATATCCAGTTATTGGTTTCGATGAAGACTTAGATACCGCAACAGAAAAAGATTATAAAGAATTTTACAAAACTTATTACGTTCCAAACAATGCTGTTTTAGTTGTATCAGGAGATTTTAATATGAATGAAGCTAGAATGTTGATAAAAAAATATTTCGAATCTATTCCTAAAGGAAAAATGAATTTTGGTATTCTAAAAATAGAAGAAGAACCAATAAAAAAAGAAATATTTCATACTTATATAGATAAAAATACCAAAGTCCCTGGAGTGTTCTTATCATATAGAGTCCCCAAACTTACAGATAAAGACTCTTATGTATTAAAAATTATTGATCATGTATTGTCTTCTGGAGAAAGTTCTCGTATTATGAAAAATATTGTAAATACAAAACAAATAGCTTCTTATGCTGGTTCATTTTTAGATTCCATGGAAGATTATGGTATTTTCATTATATATGGATTAATAAATCCAGGAGTTACATTAGATGAATTAACAAAGGGGATAGATGAAGAAATAAATGTTTTAAAGGAAAAAGGAATAACACAATATGAATTGGAGAAACAAATAAATTATTTTGAGAAAAAGTTTATTTCTGACAATTATTCTATGAGTGGAATAACCGCCAATTTATCTCATTATCATTTGTATTATCATAACGCTAATTTAATTAATACTGATATAGAAAAATATAGAAAAATAACTATAGAAGATATAAAAAGAGTTTCTAATAAATATTTTAATAAAAATAATAGAGTTCGTTTATATAATGTTCCAAATAATAATAACAAAAATCAATAA
- a CDS encoding potassium channel family protein produces the protein MKIIIIGLGNFGRSLALNLTDNGHEVFGIDHKMEKVDLLKDHIANVVCMDANNEAAYKVLPIQQADLGIVAIGENEGSSIVTTAILKKYKHLRIVSRSLSKIHDTILEAMGINDVVHPEQDAAFRLTKQISFNYALDYFRIDNKHSIAEVFSPCSFSGKSVKSLKLTQKYSVSLITVIRDINNPMSSKGTSTRKVIGLVTGDTLLQEGDILTLFGSNKSIMNFVKDKKKDIK, from the coding sequence ATGAAGATTATAATTATTGGGTTAGGTAATTTTGGAAGATCTTTGGCTCTTAATTTAACTGATAATGGACATGAAGTATTTGGTATAGATCATAAAATGGAAAAAGTAGATTTATTAAAAGATCATATAGCAAATGTAGTATGTATGGACGCAAATAACGAAGCGGCTTATAAAGTGTTGCCAATTCAACAAGCAGATTTAGGGATTGTAGCTATTGGAGAAAATGAAGGTTCATCAATAGTGACTACAGCTATACTAAAAAAATACAAACATTTAAGAATTGTTAGTCGATCTTTGTCTAAAATACATGATACAATATTAGAAGCTATGGGGATTAATGATGTTGTTCATCCAGAACAAGATGCTGCATTTCGATTGACCAAACAAATATCTTTTAATTACGCTTTAGATTATTTTAGAATAGACAATAAGCATTCTATAGCAGAAGTATTTTCTCCATGTTCTTTTAGTGGAAAATCTGTTAAAAGTTTAAAATTAACACAAAAATATTCAGTATCTTTAATTACTGTAATACGAGATATCAATAACCCAATGTCTTCTAAAGGAACTTCAACAAGAAAAGTCATAGGACTAGTTACAGGTGATACTCTTTTACAAGAGGGCGACATATTAACCCTTTTTGGGTCTAATAAATCTATTATGAATTTCGTAAAGGATAAAAAAAAGGATATAAAATAA
- a CDS encoding 4Fe-4S dicluster domain-containing protein, with translation MKSNKKGKIFEYNPIKNILKGETSRRDFLKWLGFSTASVTLSACKGPVIKSIPYVVKPDNITPGVPNYYASTMIDSFDIGSVLVKTREGRPIKIEPNFDSEYFNTTSARIQSSLLSLYDEERLKNPFLKGKESTWKKIDNYVIRHLKHLSKTKKDIIFLSHSFPSFSTKKLIQDFKKKYPDTKWITYDPISYSKALDASKEIFGVRGFPVFNLNKSELIISFDADFLGDWSPENMAKSYVHNRTPKKNMMQHIQIESNMTITGANADIRLARKPSDIKKMLFEIFQKIFFGKNSNDKNVDKIASLINKMGSKSVIFADGDQESYELSFLINRKINSLALQENKYFFSKESNDDEFDNFLKNLETGNIGGLFIHNVNPIYSLPLSIYEQVKKFIKKIPLTVSFSINKDETNEVMDVLAPVPHWLESWGDTYPVSNIYTLIQPTIQRIFNTRQFQDSLIIWGEMKEKNFYEYLKKTWIKNIVPKSNVSSFNEALFHGVVKIINHNKISNNYSNNNKIKIQEYERKRVNKKIETNFELRLYTKISMGDGYQHNNPWLQELPDPITRSTWDNYLTISYFDANKMGLKNWNSGDGSLNGNCVDLIKNNRTIIQNIPVLIQPGQAIGSIGLAFGYGQKKGKLSKIVNGKNAYRSYENFMNVQNNIQIKKIDKVHKFACVQLHHTTVGRNLVRETDLEKFLNTPKEVWNEKEKILTHEGMVSPEKISIWRQNHNKNNNKSKEKKNGHHFNLSIDLNACIGCGACIIACHSENNVPVVGKEEIEKSRDMHWLRIDRYYFPDQEENNNNNEENLYQNPKVSFQPIMCQHCDHAPCETVCPVGATIHGKQGQNMMVYNRCVGTRYCANNCPYKVRRFNWFNYVNNQKFDFNMNNSLGKMGLNPDVVVRTRGVMEKCSLCIQRTQYVIGVAKKENREIKDKEFETACSISCPTKAITFGDTNDSTSLISEKIKNSRSYKLLDFIGVRPNVSYQLKIRNKKNEIDKMK, from the coding sequence ATGAAATCAAACAAAAAAGGAAAAATATTTGAATATAATCCCATCAAAAATATTCTTAAAGGAGAAACATCTAGACGTGATTTTCTTAAATGGTTGGGATTTAGTACTGCTTCAGTTACTTTATCCGCTTGTAAAGGTCCAGTAATTAAATCGATTCCTTATGTTGTAAAACCAGATAATATAACTCCAGGTGTTCCGAATTATTATGCATCAACTATGATCGACTCTTTCGATATAGGAAGTGTTTTGGTAAAAACGAGAGAAGGTCGTCCTATAAAAATAGAACCGAATTTTGATTCGGAATACTTCAATACAACTTCTGCAAGAATACAATCTTCTTTGTTGTCTCTTTATGATGAAGAAAGATTAAAAAATCCTTTTTTAAAAGGAAAAGAAAGTACTTGGAAAAAAATAGATAATTATGTGATTCGGCATTTAAAGCATTTATCTAAAACAAAAAAAGATATAATTTTTCTTTCTCATTCTTTTCCAAGTTTTTCCACAAAAAAATTAATTCAAGATTTTAAGAAAAAATATCCCGATACTAAATGGATTACTTATGATCCTATTTCGTATTCTAAAGCTCTAGATGCTTCAAAAGAAATATTTGGAGTCCGCGGCTTTCCTGTCTTTAATTTGAATAAATCAGAATTAATAATTTCATTTGATGCTGATTTTTTAGGAGATTGGAGTCCAGAAAATATGGCGAAATCTTATGTTCATAATAGGACCCCCAAAAAAAATATGATGCAACATATTCAAATAGAAAGCAACATGACAATAACTGGAGCAAATGCAGATATTCGTTTGGCGAGAAAGCCTTCTGATATAAAAAAAATGTTGTTTGAAATTTTTCAAAAAATTTTTTTTGGAAAGAATTCTAATGATAAAAATGTGGATAAAATAGCATCATTAATAAATAAAATGGGGTCTAAAAGCGTTATTTTTGCCGATGGAGATCAAGAATCTTATGAATTATCTTTTTTGATTAATAGGAAAATTAATAGTCTTGCATTACAAGAAAATAAGTACTTCTTTTCGAAAGAAAGTAATGATGATGAATTCGATAATTTTTTAAAAAATTTAGAGACAGGAAATATTGGAGGTTTATTTATTCACAATGTAAATCCTATTTATAGTCTTCCATTATCTATTTATGAACAAGTAAAAAAATTTATAAAAAAAATACCTTTAACAGTTTCTTTTTCTATAAACAAAGATGAAACCAATGAAGTTATGGATGTGTTAGCTCCTGTTCCTCATTGGTTAGAAAGTTGGGGGGATACTTATCCTGTAAGTAATATTTATACATTGATTCAACCTACTATTCAACGCATTTTTAATACAAGACAATTTCAAGATTCTTTAATTATTTGGGGAGAAATGAAAGAAAAAAATTTTTATGAATATTTAAAGAAAACTTGGATAAAAAATATTGTACCTAAATCTAATGTTTCTTCTTTTAATGAAGCTTTATTTCATGGAGTCGTAAAAATTATAAATCATAATAAAATTTCAAATAATTATTCGAATAACAATAAGATAAAGATACAAGAATATGAAAGAAAAAGAGTAAACAAAAAAATAGAAACAAACTTTGAACTCAGATTATACACTAAAATTAGTATGGGGGATGGTTATCAGCATAATAATCCTTGGTTACAAGAACTTCCAGACCCTATTACACGTAGTACATGGGATAATTATTTAACTATATCATATTTTGATGCAAATAAAATGGGATTGAAGAATTGGAACTCCGGTGATGGTTCTTTAAATGGAAACTGTGTAGATTTAATTAAAAACAACAGAACAATAATTCAAAATATTCCTGTTTTGATTCAACCCGGACAGGCTATAGGATCCATAGGTTTAGCTTTTGGTTATGGGCAAAAAAAAGGAAAATTATCTAAAATCGTTAATGGGAAAAATGCTTACAGAAGCTATGAAAATTTTATGAATGTACAAAATAATATACAGATCAAAAAAATAGATAAAGTACATAAATTTGCTTGTGTACAACTACATCACACAACAGTAGGAAGAAATTTAGTTAGGGAAACCGATTTAGAGAAATTTTTGAACACACCAAAAGAAGTTTGGAATGAAAAAGAGAAAATTTTAACTCACGAAGGAATGGTTTCTCCAGAAAAAATTTCTATTTGGAGGCAAAATCACAACAAAAATAATAATAAAAGTAAAGAGAAAAAGAATGGACATCATTTCAATTTATCTATAGATTTAAATGCTTGTATTGGATGTGGAGCTTGCATAATTGCATGTCATTCTGAAAATAATGTTCCTGTCGTAGGAAAAGAGGAAATAGAAAAATCTAGAGATATGCATTGGTTACGTATAGATAGATATTATTTTCCGGATCAAGAAGAGAACAATAATAATAATGAAGAAAATCTTTATCAAAATCCAAAAGTATCTTTTCAACCTATTATGTGTCAACATTGTGATCATGCCCCTTGTGAGACAGTATGTCCAGTTGGAGCAACTATTCATGGTAAACAAGGTCAGAATATGATGGTTTATAATCGTTGTGTGGGGACTCGTTATTGTGCAAATAATTGTCCTTATAAAGTTAGACGATTTAACTGGTTTAATTATGTTAATAATCAAAAATTTGATTTTAATATGAATAATTCTCTAGGAAAGATGGGGTTAAATCCAGATGTTGTGGTTAGAACTAGAGGGGTAATGGAAAAATGTTCTTTATGTATACAAAGAACACAGTACGTTATAGGAGTAGCAAAAAAAGAAAATAGAGAAATTAAAGATAAAGAATTTGAAACTGCTTGCAGTATTTCTTGCCCTACCAAAGCTATAACTTTTGGAGATACTAACGATTCTACAAGTCTTATTTCTGAGAAAATAAAAAATTCTAGATCTTACAAATTATTAGATTTTATAGGAGTAAGACCCAATGTATCTTATCAATTGAAAATTAGGAACAAAAAAAATGAAATAGATAAAATGAAATAG
- a CDS encoding c-type cytochrome: MNKYFYKFITLNIISSVFFLESCWFDKTKPNVVYMPDMYYSEAYEPYSDPDFNNQNNKKIKIPLFKEKTSSLFPVKGTIARNYSFYNLTDFENKGLNDSKGIIKNPLKNNHLEKMEDLIKEGKKLYQINCSICHGKNGDGQGELVKNEKILGVPNYKDRDMTIGSIYYVITYGKNNMSSYASQLNEIDRWRVSEYVMFLKKK; encoded by the coding sequence ATGAATAAATATTTTTATAAATTTATTACCTTAAACATAATTTCATCAGTATTTTTTTTAGAATCTTGTTGGTTTGATAAAACTAAACCCAACGTGGTGTATATGCCAGATATGTATTATTCAGAAGCATATGAACCTTATTCTGATCCTGATTTTAATAATCAGAATAATAAAAAAATAAAAATTCCTTTATTTAAAGAAAAAACTTCTTCATTATTTCCAGTAAAAGGAACTATTGCTAGAAATTATTCGTTTTATAATTTGACAGATTTTGAAAATAAAGGATTAAATGATTCAAAGGGTATCATTAAAAATCCATTGAAAAACAATCATTTAGAAAAAATGGAAGATTTAATAAAAGAAGGAAAAAAATTATATCAAATTAATTGTTCTATATGTCACGGAAAAAATGGAGATGGACAAGGAGAATTGGTAAAAAACGAAAAAATTTTAGGAGTTCCTAATTATAAAGATAGAGATATGACCATTGGAAGTATTTATTATGTTATTACATATGGAAAAAACAATATGAGTTCTTATGCTTCACAATTAAATGAAATAGATAGATGGAGAGTATCAGAATATGTTATGTTTTTAAAAAAAAAATAA
- a CDS encoding TrkH family potassium uptake protein produces MMPIRLQNFLDMFTPIIFVYIILSLGWNTFQFFNVEIILGLVSIISILHFFILFDKNLEKGYRSMIFLSFFMLIISLIFSFVKILFSYNGRMTSDIKISALISLILYILIRVTYFMRIVYVKIHNPVFIFITSFVFLSFLGSILLMLPASTVKKISFIDALFTSTSAVCVTGLVVLDTAKDFTYLGKIFILILIELGGLGILTITSFFSYFFRDGFSFKEAIFVSNFLNTKTTNNVLSLAVKVVMFTLTVEFIGALLIYFSVKDKNTIESDSLFFFSIFHSISAFCNSGFSTLSQGLYSKSVRLNYLFQLIIAFLLILGGIGFNILFNFFTYIWLIIKKYFLKIFKDEDLRFPAHVVTLNTQIVILTTFFLLFFGTIFYYISEYHFSLSEHTSFYGKWIASFFSSATSRTAGFHVLNMNSLTPVTIFVTILLMWIGASPASTGGGIKTSTFALSLMNIISLSRGKNRLEIQRREISPESIRLSFSIIMLSIIVIYISTLIIIFLDPEKNILSISFEVVSAFSTAGLSLGITSNLSSGSKLILILLMLLGRIGVFNVMIGLLRKNKMDSHHYYRYPKGNILIN; encoded by the coding sequence ATGATGCCAATTAGATTACAGAATTTTTTGGATATGTTTACTCCAATTATATTTGTTTATATAATTCTTTCTTTAGGATGGAACACTTTTCAATTTTTTAATGTAGAAATTATTTTAGGGTTAGTATCAATAATAAGTATTTTACACTTTTTTATTCTTTTTGATAAAAACCTTGAAAAAGGTTACAGGTCCATGATTTTTTTATCCTTTTTTATGTTGATTATTTCTCTTATTTTTTCTTTTGTAAAAATTTTATTTTCTTATAATGGAAGAATGACTTCGGATATAAAAATATCCGCGCTTATTAGTTTAATTCTATACATATTGATTCGTGTTACTTATTTTATGCGAATAGTATATGTAAAAATACATAATCCTGTTTTCATATTTATTACAAGTTTTGTTTTTTTATCTTTTTTGGGTTCTATTTTATTAATGTTACCTGCATCTACAGTAAAAAAAATATCATTTATAGATGCTTTATTTACTTCTACTAGTGCTGTCTGTGTGACAGGATTGGTAGTATTAGATACAGCCAAGGATTTTACATATTTAGGAAAAATTTTTATACTTATATTAATAGAATTGGGAGGATTAGGTATTTTAACTATAACTTCTTTTTTCAGTTATTTTTTTAGAGATGGGTTTTCTTTTAAAGAAGCTATTTTTGTTAGTAATTTTTTAAATACAAAAACAACAAATAACGTTCTTAGTTTAGCGGTAAAAGTCGTTATGTTCACTCTAACAGTGGAATTTATAGGGGCTTTATTAATTTATTTTTCCGTTAAAGATAAAAATACTATAGAATCTGATAGCTTATTCTTTTTTTCTATTTTTCATTCTATATCCGCTTTTTGTAATAGTGGGTTTTCTACCTTAAGTCAAGGTTTATATTCAAAATCTGTAAGATTAAATTATTTATTTCAACTTATTATTGCTTTTTTATTAATATTAGGAGGTATAGGTTTCAATATCTTATTTAATTTTTTTACATATATATGGTTAATTATAAAAAAATATTTTTTAAAAATTTTTAAAGATGAAGATCTACGATTCCCTGCACATGTGGTAACTTTAAATACACAAATTGTTATACTAACAACTTTTTTTCTCCTTTTTTTTGGAACCATTTTTTATTACATTAGTGAATACCATTTTTCTCTTTCCGAACATACTTCATTTTATGGAAAATGGATCGCTTCTTTCTTTTCTTCAGCTACATCTAGAACAGCGGGTTTTCATGTATTAAATATGAATTCCTTAACCCCGGTTACTATTTTTGTAACTATTTTATTGATGTGGATAGGGGCTTCTCCAGCTTCTACTGGGGGAGGGATTAAAACAAGCACTTTTGCATTATCATTAATGAATATTATTTCTTTGTCTAGAGGAAAAAATAGATTAGAAATACAGAGAAGAGAAATATCTCCTGAATCTATTCGATTATCTTTTTCAATTATTATGTTATCTATAATAGTGATATACATAAGCACTTTAATTATAATTTTTTTGGATCCAGAAAAAAATATACTGTCTATTTCTTTTGAAGTAGTTTCAGCTTTTTCTACAGCAGGATTATCTTTAGGTATTACTTCAAATTTATCCAGTGGAAGTAAATTAATTTTAATACTTTTAATGTTGTTAGGAAGAATAGGTGTTTTTAATGTCATGATTGGTTTATTAAGGAAAAATAAAATGGATTCTCATCATTATTACAGATATCCTAAAGGAAATATTCTTATTAATTAA